Proteins from a genomic interval of Niabella soli DSM 19437:
- the frr gene encoding ribosome recycling factor, with protein sequence MQEQVSKLIGATEEGMKKALTHLESELGKIRAGKATPQILDGISVDYYGSPMPVNQVGNITVLDARTINIQPWEKNMLQPIERAIIAANIGINPQNDGVNIRLFLPPLTEERRRELVKRTQGEGENSKIVIRGARRDVIEGIKKLQKEGLSEDGAKDAETIAQQLTDKYIAIVDKHLAAKEKEIMAI encoded by the coding sequence ATGCAGGAACAAGTTAGTAAGTTAATTGGAGCTACGGAAGAGGGTATGAAAAAAGCACTTACCCATTTAGAATCGGAATTAGGTAAAATTCGTGCCGGTAAAGCCACCCCCCAAATATTAGACGGAATTTCAGTTGATTATTACGGTTCCCCCATGCCTGTAAACCAGGTTGGTAACATTACGGTTCTGGACGCCAGAACGATCAATATTCAGCCCTGGGAAAAAAACATGCTGCAACCTATAGAAAGAGCGATCATAGCGGCAAACATCGGGATCAACCCGCAGAACGACGGCGTTAATATCCGTTTATTCCTGCCCCCGCTTACCGAGGAAAGAAGGAGGGAATTGGTAAAAAGAACCCAGGGGGAAGGCGAAAATTCAAAAATTGTGATCAGGGGCGCCCGCAGGGACGTGATAGAAGGCATTAAAAAATTACAAAAAGAAGGGCTGAGTGAAGACGGCGCCAAAGATGCGGAAACGATAGCCCAGCAGCTTACAGACAAATATATTGCCATTGTTGATAAGCACCTGGCAGCAAAAGAAAAGGAAATAATGGCCATTTAG
- a CDS encoding glycosyltransferase family 4 protein produces the protein MLEILLTAIVAFIVAFLAIPVVILIADKKKLFDMPDERKLHTHAIASLGGVGVFLGFLFAGLLCINLSQSPEIRYFYAAAVITFFIGLKDDIIALSATKKFLAQILAAAIIVHLGGIEIQSLHGFAGVEQVPSTIGVPLTYFVIILVINAYNLIDGIDGLSGSLGLMASLLFGTYFYLANMYPYAAFSFSLSAALISFLIFNYHPAKIFMGDSGSLLVGMIVAVLVLKFINVASQPDALLPIPSAVAVGISILIVPLVDTIRVFSNRIIRGRSPFSPDRNHVHHLLLDRGLTHSRVTLICVSANIVLLLATYFTRALGNTVLILTMFGTSFTALAVLYYTLPKRKLVIHRRYIVNQARELERQSQSTHSRVISIQTKESVQEQVH, from the coding sequence ATGCTGGAAATTCTGTTAACAGCTATAGTAGCCTTTATAGTTGCGTTTCTCGCGATCCCCGTTGTTATCCTCATCGCTGACAAGAAAAAACTATTTGATATGCCCGATGAACGCAAGTTGCATACGCATGCGATTGCCTCTCTGGGAGGGGTAGGCGTTTTTCTGGGATTTTTATTTGCCGGCCTGCTTTGTATCAATCTATCCCAAAGCCCCGAGATCCGGTATTTTTACGCAGCGGCGGTTATTACCTTTTTTATCGGGCTAAAGGATGACATCATTGCACTGTCGGCAACAAAGAAATTCCTGGCCCAGATTCTTGCTGCAGCCATTATCGTGCATTTGGGCGGAATAGAGATCCAAAGCCTTCATGGTTTTGCCGGAGTGGAGCAGGTCCCTTCGACTATTGGTGTTCCCCTAACCTATTTTGTGATCATTCTTGTGATCAATGCTTATAACCTTATTGATGGCATTGATGGGCTTTCAGGAAGCCTGGGGTTGATGGCATCCCTGCTTTTCGGAACCTATTTTTACTTAGCCAATATGTACCCTTATGCAGCTTTTTCTTTTTCTCTTTCGGCTGCGCTGATCAGCTTTTTGATCTTTAACTATCATCCCGCAAAGATTTTCATGGGAGATTCGGGTTCATTACTGGTCGGAATGATAGTGGCTGTTTTGGTATTGAAATTTATTAATGTGGCCAGCCAGCCGGATGCGCTGTTGCCCATTCCCTCGGCTGTAGCCGTGGGTATTTCCATATTAATTGTTCCATTGGTGGATACTATAAGGGTGTTTAGTAACCGTATCATTAGGGGACGTTCCCCTTTTTCTCCAGATAGGAACCATGTACATCACCTGCTATTGGACCGCGGGCTTACGCATTCGCGGGTAACGCTTATATGTGTTAGTGCAAATATTGTGCTGCTGCTGGCTACTTATTTTACAAGAGCATTAGGGAATACCGTTCTTATTTTAACCATGTTTGGAACCTCCTTTACAGCATTGGCTGTTCTTTACTATACGCTGCCAAAACGGAAACTGGTTATACACCGCAGGTATATTGTGAACCAGGCGCGGGAATTGGAGCGGCAGTCGCAGTCTACACATTCCAGGGTGATAAGTATTCAGACCAAGGAATCCGTTCAGGAGCAGGTGCATTAA
- a CDS encoding OsmC family peroxiredoxin: MKRFATANWQGTGKEGGGKTSTQSGVLTDINYSYKTRFEDGNPGTNPEELVAAAHAGCFTMKLSFVLNEAGFTATNINTKCTITLENGAITESHLEVNATIPGISNEQFETAVKDAEANCPISKLLNTKISTDAQLTA; the protein is encoded by the coding sequence ATGAAGCGTTTTGCAACAGCGAACTGGCAGGGGACCGGAAAAGAGGGGGGTGGTAAAACCTCCACACAGTCCGGCGTTCTTACGGATATTAATTATTCATACAAGACAAGATTTGAAGACGGCAACCCCGGTACAAACCCGGAAGAGTTAGTGGCGGCGGCACATGCCGGATGCTTCACTATGAAATTGAGCTTTGTGTTGAACGAAGCCGGGTTCACTGCAACAAATATCAATACCAAATGCACGATCACACTGGAGAACGGCGCGATCACTGAAAGCCATTTGGAGGTGAACGCCACCATCCCCGGGATCAGCAATGAGCAATTTGAAACCGCGGTAAAGGATGCCGAAGCCAATTGTCCGATCAGCAAATTGCTCAACACAAAAATTTCAACAGACGCGCAATTGACGGCTTAG
- a CDS encoding segregation and condensation protein A, producing MSTTYQIKLSQFEGPFDLLLFFIERDELDIYNIPITQITNDFLSYIKEQEFLNIELSSEFILFVSTLMRIKAKMLIPRKEVDALGNEIDPREELVNKILEYKRFKEASAEMAEMEAMRMLMVKRGNIQKELSEIGEEAGEGTEIHAITMFKLMKAFEKAMQRYSDRVNKPVHTVVRYHYSMENSREQVMEEAGRSKTLSFEKLFDVAETKVHAIFLFLSVLELVQQSFLRIMIGEGKNNFILEYIEPEDREESMTAIEPTFS from the coding sequence ATGAGCACTACCTACCAGATAAAGCTTTCGCAGTTTGAAGGTCCGTTTGACCTGTTGCTGTTTTTTATTGAACGGGATGAATTGGATATCTATAATATCCCGATCACGCAAATCACCAATGACTTCCTGAGTTATATTAAAGAGCAGGAATTCCTGAATATTGAGCTTTCCAGCGAATTTATCCTTTTTGTTTCCACGCTGATGCGGATCAAAGCAAAAATGCTGATCCCCCGCAAAGAAGTGGATGCACTGGGAAATGAAATTGACCCCAGGGAAGAGTTGGTAAATAAGATACTCGAATACAAACGTTTTAAAGAAGCTTCGGCGGAAATGGCAGAAATGGAGGCGATGCGGATGCTGATGGTGAAACGGGGGAATATCCAGAAAGAGTTGTCGGAAATAGGCGAAGAGGCCGGGGAAGGAACCGAAATTCACGCCATCACGATGTTCAAACTGATGAAGGCGTTTGAAAAAGCCATGCAGCGCTATTCGGACCGGGTGAACAAGCCGGTGCATACTGTTGTGCGGTATCACTATTCCATGGAAAATAGCCGTGAGCAGGTGATGGAAGAAGCCGGCCGGTCAAAAACGCTTTCTTTTGAAAAGCTTTTTGACGTTGCCGAAACAAAAGTGCACGCCATCTTTTTGTTTCTTTCTGTTTTAGAACTGGTGCAGCAGAGTTTTTTGCGAATTATGATCGGGGAGGGGAAAAATAATTTTATCCTGGAATATATTGAGCCCGAAGACAGGGAGGAGTCGATGACGGCAATTGAACCTACATTTTCATAA
- a CDS encoding patatin-like phospholipase family protein: protein MNKALIISGGGSKGAFAVGVIKDLITTYQLNFDTVVGTSTGSLIAPLAAMQQLDVLERLYTTFNTDDLIEHYDIGARVKQSSLFTANGLGANVKQIFTDDFYAALIKAGKKIYLTSTCLQSGELVVFTTDPDPAPGSYYTVQKIQNADHFRKAIMASASQPVFMPPIHVNENLAVNPGYQFVDGGVREYAGVGIALDTGATELFTILLAAKNEAPATNQFSDLVPILMQTIDIFITDVSANDLYGPRQLINFINYINDTRQNMLRAGVPAHTIDQYFSNQNPAYANLINRAAIKWHIIQPDQPLGGGPGGLEFDPDAMRQMLVTGQTTAAAYVAALKPGEVDWAIGKPQLVPA, encoded by the coding sequence ATGAACAAGGCATTAATCATCAGCGGCGGCGGTTCCAAGGGCGCTTTTGCCGTGGGAGTTATAAAAGACCTTATAACCACCTATCAATTAAATTTTGATACCGTTGTAGGCACCAGTACCGGTTCCCTGATTGCGCCACTTGCCGCTATGCAGCAACTGGATGTGCTGGAGCGTTTATATACCACTTTTAATACGGACGACCTGATCGAACATTACGATATCGGCGCCCGGGTGAAGCAGTCCTCGCTTTTTACCGCAAACGGTTTGGGAGCAAATGTAAAACAGATCTTTACGGATGATTTTTATGCTGCGCTTATAAAGGCCGGAAAAAAAATTTATCTGACCTCCACCTGTTTGCAATCGGGGGAGCTGGTAGTGTTCACCACCGATCCCGATCCCGCACCAGGCAGCTATTATACCGTGCAAAAAATTCAGAATGCCGATCACTTCCGGAAGGCCATCATGGCCTCTGCAAGTCAACCGGTATTTATGCCGCCCATCCATGTAAACGAAAACCTCGCGGTTAATCCCGGTTACCAGTTTGTTGACGGTGGCGTACGCGAATACGCCGGGGTCGGCATTGCGCTGGACACCGGGGCTACCGAATTATTTACTATTTTATTGGCTGCTAAAAATGAGGCGCCTGCTACTAACCAGTTCAGCGATCTTGTTCCTATTTTGATGCAAACGATTGATATTTTCATTACAGATGTCAGCGCCAACGATTTGTACGGACCCAGACAGCTCATAAATTTCATCAACTATATAAATGACACGCGGCAAAATATGCTTAGGGCGGGTGTACCTGCACATACCATCGACCAGTATTTTAGCAACCAGAATCCTGCTTATGCAAACCTGATCAACCGGGCGGCAATAAAATGGCATATTATACAACCCGATCAACCGTTGGGCGGTGGGCCCGGCGGGTTGGAATTTGATCCTGACGCGATGAGGCAAATGCTGGTAACAGGGCAAACAACTGCCGCTGCTTATGTAGCCGCATTAAAACCTGGAGAGGTGGATTGGGCGATTGGCAAACCCCAATTAGTGCCTGCCTGA
- the mscL gene encoding large conductance mechanosensitive channel protein MscL: MLKEFKEFAIKGNAVDLAVGVIIGGAFGKIVTSIIDDLIMPVVGAIIGKPDFSSLYVVLKGNVPAGTKLEEARKIADTSIFAYGNFITIAINFLLLALVIFWMVKAMNKMKKDAPPPPPAEPSSTDKLLIEIRDALKK, encoded by the coding sequence ATGCTAAAAGAATTTAAAGAATTTGCAATAAAAGGCAATGCTGTCGACCTGGCTGTCGGTGTGATCATCGGCGGAGCCTTTGGCAAAATTGTTACCAGTATTATTGATGACCTGATTATGCCTGTTGTGGGCGCCATCATCGGCAAACCGGACTTCAGCAGTTTGTACGTTGTTCTGAAAGGTAATGTACCTGCCGGTACCAAGCTGGAAGAAGCCCGGAAGATTGCAGACACTTCTATTTTTGCTTATGGTAACTTCATCACCATTGCGATCAACTTCCTGTTGCTGGCGCTGGTAATTTTCTGGATGGTAAAAGCGATGAATAAAATGAAGAAAGATGCGCCGCCACCACCGCCTGCCGAGCCTTCTTCAACAGACAAACTTTTGATCGAAATAAGGGACGCGCTGAAAAAATAA